In Solanum pennellii chromosome 3, SPENNV200, a single window of DNA contains:
- the LOC107015067 gene encoding uncharacterized protein LOC107015067 isoform X2, translated as MNRAALISSQVNPIHIRASLFHSSPILERRRRTHWDSGKSANKGSSRKSFFSRRYRKLNSRQALFESVNGFAEQFFQSWQHDCDEYDPSSSRDSSWFRRDFRASGHKGGRSKNKGQHQHRVFQFLEEEDIEIETFFSSTFGGNRYYHWSFINEEPQWRNSSNCSNSRQWNWRHQYSDYDESTDSENSESDLSSERLTLGLNAFGPLNLEDIKNAYRVCALKWHPDRHQGSSKLTSDNKV; from the exons ATGAATAGGGCGGCGTTAATCAGCTCTCAGGTTAACCCTATTCACATAAGGGCCTCTCTTTTTCATTCTTCCCCAATCTTGGAACGCAGAAGACGCACACATTGGGATTCT GGAAAGAGTGCCAATAAAGGCTCATCAAGG AAATCATTCTTCTCCAGAAGATATAGGAAGCTTAACTCAAGGCAGGCACTGTTTGAGAGTGTGAATGGATTTGCTGAACAGTTTTTCCAG AGCTGGCAGCATGACTGTGATGAATATGACCCATCTTCAAGCCGGGACAGTTCATGGTTTAGACGAGATTTCAGGGCCAGTGGACACAAAGGGGGAAGATCAAAGAACAAGGGACAACATCAACACA GAGTGTTCCAATTCTTGGAGGAGGAGGATATCGAGATAGAGACCTTTTTCAGTTCTACATTTGGTGGGAACAGATACTACCACTGGTCATTTATCAATGAAGAACCACAATGGAGGAACTCATCAAACTGCTCTAACAGCCGTCAGTGGAATTGGCGGCATCAGTACTCCGACTATGATGAGTCAACAGACTCTGAGAATTCAGAGTCAGATTTGAGTTCAGAGCGTCTGACTCTTGGATTGAATGCATTTGGCCCTTTGAATCTGGAAGATATTAAGAATGC ATATCGTGTGTGTGCACTGAAATGGCATCCTGATCGCCACCAAGGCTCATCTAAG CTTACATCAGATAACAAGGTTTGA
- the LOC107015067 gene encoding uncharacterized protein LOC107015067 isoform X1, producing the protein MNRAALISSQVNPIHIRASLFHSSPILERRRRTHWDSGKSANKGSSRKSFFSRRYRKLNSRQALFESVNGFAEQFFQSWQHDCDEYDPSSSRDSSWFRRDFRASGHKGGRSKNKGQHQHRVFQFLEEEDIEIETFFSSTFGGNRYYHWSFINEEPQWRNSSNCSNSRQWNWRHQYSDYDESTDSENSESDLSSERLTLGLNAFGPLNLEDIKNAYRVCALKWHPDRHQGSSKVVAEEKFKACSAAYQCLCDKLGVSQ; encoded by the exons ATGAATAGGGCGGCGTTAATCAGCTCTCAGGTTAACCCTATTCACATAAGGGCCTCTCTTTTTCATTCTTCCCCAATCTTGGAACGCAGAAGACGCACACATTGGGATTCT GGAAAGAGTGCCAATAAAGGCTCATCAAGG AAATCATTCTTCTCCAGAAGATATAGGAAGCTTAACTCAAGGCAGGCACTGTTTGAGAGTGTGAATGGATTTGCTGAACAGTTTTTCCAG AGCTGGCAGCATGACTGTGATGAATATGACCCATCTTCAAGCCGGGACAGTTCATGGTTTAGACGAGATTTCAGGGCCAGTGGACACAAAGGGGGAAGATCAAAGAACAAGGGACAACATCAACACA GAGTGTTCCAATTCTTGGAGGAGGAGGATATCGAGATAGAGACCTTTTTCAGTTCTACATTTGGTGGGAACAGATACTACCACTGGTCATTTATCAATGAAGAACCACAATGGAGGAACTCATCAAACTGCTCTAACAGCCGTCAGTGGAATTGGCGGCATCAGTACTCCGACTATGATGAGTCAACAGACTCTGAGAATTCAGAGTCAGATTTGAGTTCAGAGCGTCTGACTCTTGGATTGAATGCATTTGGCCCTTTGAATCTGGAAGATATTAAGAATGC ATATCGTGTGTGTGCACTGAAATGGCATCCTGATCGCCACCAAGGCTCATCTAAG GTTGTTGCTGAAGAGAAGTTCAAGGCCTGCAGTGCAGCATATCAATGTTTGTGTGATAAACTGGGAGTAAGTCAGTAA